In Halobacteriovorax marinus SJ, the following proteins share a genomic window:
- a CDS encoding Co(2+)/Mg(2+) efflux protein ApaG, which yields MLELKSKNTHPIKIEVLPTYVEELSRPLKNDFVFNYFIKIYNIPTSDIQLLAKTLYFRDGKRSETCMEFDDVNEEQAWIPAGDTYEYSEFHTMRTTTGNMRGEIILRLIETDEIIKVKIPLTFFRIFKADEVLKLQKTTQGPRLRE from the coding sequence ATGTTAGAGCTAAAAAGTAAGAATACTCATCCTATAAAAATTGAAGTCCTCCCTACCTATGTGGAAGAACTTTCTAGACCACTTAAGAATGACTTCGTCTTTAACTACTTTATTAAAATTTATAATATCCCCACTAGTGATATTCAATTACTAGCAAAGACTCTCTACTTTAGAGACGGAAAAAGATCAGAGACTTGTATGGAATTTGATGACGTCAATGAAGAGCAAGCATGGATTCCTGCCGGAGATACTTACGAATACTCCGAGTTTCATACGATGAGAACAACGACAGGAAATATGCGTGGAGAAATCATCTTAAGACTTATTGAGACTGATGAGATTATAAAAGTAAAGATACCTCTTACCTTCTTTAGAATTTTCAAAGCAGATGAAGTTTTAAAACTACAGAAGACGACTCAAGGGCCTAGGCTTCGAGAGTAA
- a CDS encoding DUF2797 domain-containing protein produces MKSTLESPVQYKLPIGDELIGMNEFIGKKIKLSFDGQINCISTGEKISKSYNQGYSFRASQKLAACDICIVKPELCHFADGTCREPEWGEANCFQPHIVYLSVSSHLKIGITRESQVPTRWIDQGASFALPILRVEDRLTSGLIEKEISKSLSDKTNWRKMLQNDVTEVDLEQERENIFEDFADILDHFEAEDLDEEVIEIEYPVNEYPTKIKSLGFDKNPVIEGVLNGIKGQYLILDCGVLNMRKHQGYFITLEA; encoded by the coding sequence ATGAAATCAACGCTTGAGAGTCCTGTACAATATAAATTGCCAATAGGAGATGAGCTTATTGGTATGAATGAATTTATTGGAAAGAAGATAAAGCTCTCTTTTGATGGACAAATTAATTGTATATCAACTGGTGAGAAAATATCGAAGAGTTATAATCAGGGCTATTCATTTAGGGCATCTCAGAAATTAGCTGCTTGTGATATTTGTATTGTGAAACCTGAGTTGTGCCACTTTGCTGATGGGACTTGTCGTGAGCCAGAGTGGGGAGAGGCAAATTGCTTTCAACCTCATATCGTCTATCTTTCAGTCTCAAGCCATTTGAAGATTGGTATAACTAGAGAGTCTCAAGTTCCAACAAGATGGATTGATCAGGGTGCTTCGTTTGCACTTCCAATTCTTAGAGTGGAAGATAGATTAACATCAGGTCTTATTGAAAAAGAAATTTCTAAATCACTTTCTGACAAAACGAATTGGAGAAAGATGTTACAAAATGATGTAACAGAAGTTGATCTAGAGCAGGAGAGAGAAAATATATTTGAAGATTTTGCTGATATATTGGATCACTTTGAAGCAGAAGACCTAGATGAAGAAGTCATCGAAATTGAATATCCTGTAAATGAATACCCTACGAAAATTAAGTCTCTAGGTTTTGATAAAAACCCCGTTATTGAAGGAGTCTTAAATGGAATTAAAGGACAATATCTTATTCTAGATTGTGGCGTTTTAAATATGAGAAAGCATCAAGGTTATTTTATTACTCTCGAAGCCTAG